Genomic DNA from Desulfuromonas versatilis:
CTTTGTCGCCATATTCTACCTGGAGGTTCCCTTCCCCATCATCATCCTGGGCGCTGCCCTCATCGGCTGGCTGGGGGGACGGCGACATCCGGAGATCTTTTCGCCGCCGGCCGCTGCAAAAAGTGAGGCCGGAGGGGAGCTTGAGGCTCCGCCCGTCCCCTGGCGACGCTCCCTGCGCCTGCTGGCCGTCTGGCTGCCCCTGTGGTTCGCCCCCTTGGCCCTGCTGGCCCTGCTTTTCGGTCCGGAGCATCTCTTCGTGACCCAGGGGGTCTTTTTCAGCAAGATGGCGGTTGTCACCTTCGGCGGGGCCTATGCCGTCCTTTCCTACGTTGCCCAGCGGGCGGTGGAGGATTACGGCTGGCTGGCGCCCGGGGAGATGCTCGACGGGCTCGGCATGGCCGAGACGACCCCGGGGCCGCTGATCCAGGTCGTCCAGTTCGTCGGTTTCATGGGCGCCTTCCGCCTGGTCGAAGACCTCCCGCCCCTGGCAGCGGGACTGATCGCCTCCGTCGTTGTCACCTGGGTCACCTTCGTGCCCTGCTTTCTGTGGATCTTTCTCGGCGCGCCGTACATCCAGCGCCTCCAGAACAACCAGGCCCTCAACACCGCCCTGTCGGCGGTGACCGCGGCCATCGTCGGCGTGATCCTCAACCTGGCGCTTTGGTTCTGCCTCAACACCCTCTTTGGCAACCTTGCGGAGAGTCACGTCTACGGCCTGCGCCTGCTGCTCCCCGCCTGGAACACCCTCGATCTGCCGGCTTTGCTCATCGCTGCCGTCGCCTTCCTGCTCCTTTTCCGCTTCCGCACCGGACTTATCCCCACCCTCGCCGGGAGCGCCGCAGCGGGGCTTCTCTACCGCATGCTTTTGCATGCTTGAGAGCGATGAAATCCCGCCTTTGTCCATGCGGCCGATCCTCGGGGCCGTGGTCGAGCCAAGGGTTTCGTCAAAAAAAAAACCGCCCGGCCGTTCTCAGAACAGGGAAGGAGACGGAATGACCCTGCCCCCGCACAGCATTCGACATCTCCGCCTGGTCAACTAGAATGAAATAATTCCAACATGGAAAGGAGAACGAACCATGAGATACCTGGTGACCGGAAAAGAAGGACCGGGCTTCGCATCCCCGGAGGAGGCTGCACAGGTCTTGGAGAGGACAATCCTTCCAAGCTTTGATGCGCTGATCAGGCTGGAGGAGCAGAAGAAGATTCTGGCCGGAGGCTTGCCGCTGGGAGATCGGGCTTTCGTGTTCATTGTCGAGGCCGCCTCCAACGAGGAGGTCGATCGCATGCTGCGAACCATCCCCATGTGGGGTGCCCTCAAGTGGTCGGTAACCCCACTGCAGAGCTTCGCTGGCCGAGCGGGTCAGGAAAGGGAGATTGTCGAGCAGATCAAGAAGAGCCTGCACTGAGCGCGGCTGGTTTTGCCGGCATACTGATGGGCCCTGCCCAAAGGAGAATGCCCCACCCATGATTCCCATAGGCCAGGCAAGCCTTCGGAATTGATGATTTTCCTCTTTGAGGGGTTGATTCAAGCCAAGGGAAACGGCGCGGGATTGACTCATCTGCTAGCAGGTGCTAGCATTCAGAAAAAGACGAAAATGGGAGAGAGTCATGACCCGACAGCTCAACTTAAGAGTGGATGATGAATTCGCCGAACGGCTGGAGAGGCTTTCGCGCAGAATGGGGCGGTCGATGGCGGCTGTACTCGAGGCGATTGGCAGTCCGGCGATTGAAGCGGCCGAGGCTGACATCCAATTCGAGGCGGAGGCGCTGGCAGCTTGGGAAGAATATGAGCTTACCGGAACTCATGTGCCGGCCGAAGAGGTGGATACCCTGTTCGACGCGGCCCTCGATCGTGCCAGGGCAGTCGCGGAGAAGCAAAGAGGATGACTCGCAGGGTGGTCGCTACGCCTCTGTTTGTTCGCCGCTTGAAGGATTTTCTCGATGAGTATGCGGAACTCGGGGCCATTCGCTTCGTTGAGCGCTTGCAGGCAAGTTACCGGACGATGGTGGAAAATATTTCCAACCACGAAGAGATCGCGCCCGCACGCAGAAGGTCGGTCGGGGGAAAGAAAATAACCGTCAGGGAATATGTGTTGGATGCCGGCGCCCGGGATTTTCTCGTTCTATATTGGGTGCCGCCTGAGCCCCTGGAGCCAGTGGTGCTTTTGAATATCAGAATTGGTGGCCAAAACCGGTTTCGTTGGAAAGAGGAGACCAACCAAGCCACCGATCCGGGATAGAAAGGATGATCTCCCTCAAGGTGCCGCCGGAAAGGGGTTGAACCTGCGAATACAGTAAGCGAAAAGGAGGACCGGTCAGCCGGTCCTCCTTTTTGTTTACCTGCCTTCTATAACCGCCCGATTTTCAGAGCCCGCCGAGCAGCCGGTGGAAGACCCCCGGAGCCACCATGAAGAGCATCAGCACGGCGCTGCCGAGGAGCATGCCGCCGAAGGCCCAGCGGGCGGCGGGGAGCGCCGGGCGCGCCGGGCGCGCCGGGGCCGTAGCGGGCCGGAACAGGCGGTAGACGATCCCCAGGTAGTAGACCACGCCGAGATAGCTGCCGGCGAAGGCCAGCACCGCCGGGACCAGGTGCCCGGAGGCGATCACCGACTTGAAGATGAAGAACTTGGCCAGAAAGCCGGGCAGCGGCGGGATCCCCGCCAGGGAGAGCACCGAAACCGCCAGCAGCAGGGCCGGCAGGGGCCGGGCGGCGAAGGCGCCGTCGAGGACTTCCAACTCGTCCGCCTCCCCCTGGGCGAGCAGGCCGAAGCAGGTGCAGGCGACGATGGTGGTGACGGCGTAGACCGCCACGTAGTAGAGCAGCGCCTCGACCCGTCCGCCGCCGGCATCGGCCAGGGCGAAGATCATGTAACCGCCGTGGGCGATGGAGGAATAGGCCAGCAGCCGCCGGAAGGCGCCCTGGCGGATGGCGGTGACGTTGCCGTAGAAGATGGAGAGGACCGCCAGGACGATGATGGCCCCATCCAACTCGCTGGGCAGGGGCGCCTCGCCGAGGATGCGCACCAGAGCCAGCACCACCGCCCCCTTGACGATGGAGGCGAGCAGCGCGGTGACCGGCAGCCTTGCTCCGGCGTAGGCGTCGGGGGCCCAGCCGTGGAAGGGGAAGACCGCCGCCTTGAGGAAGAAGCCGCTCAGCACCAGGGCGCAAGCGGCCAGGCCCAGCGGGCCGTCGGCCGTCGCGGCGACGAAATCGCCGATGGCCAGGGTGCCGCAGCTGCCGTAGCCCAGGGAGAGGCCGAAGAGGATCAGGCCGCTGGCCACCGCGGAGAGCAGCAGGTACTTGAAGGCCCCCTCGCTGGCGCTGGAGAGCCCGCAGCGGTGCACCATCAGGGCGAAGGCCGGCAGCGAAAGCAGTTCGATCCCCAGGAACAGAGAGATGAACCCGGCGCTGTCGAGCATGACCAGGGCGCCCAGCAGCGAGGCACCGAGCAGCAGCCGCGACTTGATGCCTGCGTCGCTGCTCAGGCAGCAGACCCCGTAGATGCAACCACAGCCGAGAATCACCAGGCGGCCGAGCAGGGCGAAGCGGTCGATGACGATCTCGCCGGGCACCGGCGCCGCGCCGTACCCCTGCGCAAGCTGCAGCAGCAGCACGGCGCAACCGGCCCCGGCGACCAGGGTAAAGAGCGGGCCGGCCAGGCGCGCGCCGCGGCCGAGGATTTCGCAGAGCATCAAGGTCACCAGCAGCGCCAGCAGCAGCTGTTCGGGCAGCAGGGCGTAGAAGAAATCAGCGGGCATGGGATTCTCCGTTGTCTTGCCGGGGGAAGGACATCCCCAGGATGGCGGCCAGCTGTTCCAGTCCCCCTTTGGCAAAGGGGGATTGAGGGGGATTTGCCTCGGCGGGGCGCAGCGAAATCCCCCCTGGCCCCCCTTTTTCAAAGGGGGGGACGGCGGCCCGGGCGGTCACCGCGGCCACGTCCGGCTGCACCCGGGCCATGAAGGGGGCCGGGGCGATGCCGATCGCGAGGATCAGCAGCAGCAGCGGGAGGAAGGCCAGCGCCTCGCGTCCACCCAGGTCGGGGAGGGCGCTCCCCTCGGGCGCCTGGCCGAACAACAGGGTGCGGGCGAAACGCAGCATGTAGCCGGCGCCCAGCACCATCCCCGAGCAGGCGAGGATCACCGCCGCCAGCGGCAACACGCCAAGCTCGGCTTTCCAGCCGGCCAGGGCCTGCTGGAAAGCGCCGAAGAGGATCATGAATTCCCCGGTGAAACCGCTGGTCAGGGGCAGGGCCACCGAGGTCAGCACGAAGAGCATCAGCACCACCGCCAGGCGCGGGGCGAGGGTGGCCAGGGCGGTGAGTTGCCGGTAGGCGGCGCCCCGCCGCTGCTCGAGCAGTCCCAGCGCCAGGAACAGTCCGGCGACCGCCAGGCCGTGGCTGAAGGTCTGGAGCAGGGCGCCGTGCAGGGCGCTCTGCTGAAAGCTGAAGATCCCCAGCACGATGTAGCCCATGTGACTGAGCGACGAGTAGGCCACCAGCAGCTTGAAATCCGCCTGGCGCAGCGCCAGCACCGCGCCGTAGAGGATGCTGAACACCGCCAGCGCGATCAGCCAGGGGGCCAGGGCCGCGGCCGCCTGGGGGCAGAGGGGGATGGCCAGCTTGAGCAGGGCGAAGGCCCCCATCTTGGAGAGGGCCCCGGCCATCAGCGCGGTGCCGGCCGGCGGCGCTTCGGCGTAGGTCAGCGGCAGCCAGGAATGGAAGGGAACCAGCGGGCATTTGATGGCGCAGGCCAGGACGATGGCGGCGAAGACGAAGAGCTGCGTCCCCCAGCCAAGCTGCAGGTCGAGCAGGGTTGCCAGCTCGAAGGACCAGCTGCCGGTCTGCTGCCAGCACTGCACCCCGAGCAGGATCACCGCCGCCAGCAGCAGCACCGAGCCGGCCAGGGTGTAGAGGAAAAAGGCCTGGGCGGCTTCGCGGCTTTTGGCCCCGCCGAAGACCAGGATCAGCACGAACATGGGGATCAGCACCGCCTCCCAGCAGACGAAGAAGAACATCAGGTTCTGCGAGAGAAAGGTCCCGAGCAGCCCGGCCTCGAGCAGCAGCAGCAGGGCCAGAAACAGCGGGCGGCGCGCCTCGGCGCTGGGCCAGGCGCAACCCAGCGCCACCGGGAAGAGCAACGCGGTCAGCAGCAGCAGATAGAGGTTGAGCCCGTCCACCGCCAGGTGCAGGTGGACGCCGAGTTCGGCGATCCAGGGGAGGTTGAGGTCGAAGGCGCCGCTGCGGGCGGCGGCGTAGCCGACGAAGATATGGGCTGCCAGGGCCAACACCGCGAGCATCGTCACTAGCGCAGCAGCGCGGGCCATCCCGGCAGAGCGGGCCCCCAGTACCGATACCAGCAGCGCCCCGGCCAGCGGCAGCAGGCAGATCAGCAGCAGCAGCGTCGCATCAAACATGGGCCACCCCCCACCAGAGAACCAGGGCCAGGCCGACGAAGACATAGAAGACGTAGGCCTTGACGTTGCCCGACTGCAGCCGGGAGAAGAGCCGCGAGGCGCCCCTCACCCCGCCGGCGGGCTTGTTGAGAATGCTCTCGTTCAAGGGGATCTCCACCCGTCGGGCGAGCAACCCCTCGGAGAACCAATCGAGGCAGCGCACCACCACCTGCTGGTAGAGAGCGTCGAAGAAGTAGCCGCGGCTCACCAGGGTATAGGCGTAGCCGGCCCGCTGCCGGGTCCGCAGCGCCCATTCGGGGCGGCGCAGGAAGAACAGCCAGGCGAGCAGGATGCCGCCGAGGGCGACGGCCACCGAGACCAGCATCAGCAGCAACTCCAGGTGGTGGTCGGCGAGCGCCCCCTCCCCTGCCCCGCCGAGCACCGGGGCGAGAAAGTCGTAGAACGGGGCCGAGACCCCCAGCCACTGCCGCCAGAGCCCGGGCAGACCGATCAGCCCCGCCGCCAGCGAGGCGCCGGCGAGCAGCACCAGGACGACGGCCATGGCCGGCGGCGCCTCGTGAATCTTCTTGAGCTGCTGCTCTGCCAGGTTGCAGGGCCCGAAAAAGGTCAGGAAGATGGCGCGAAACATATAGAAGGCGGTCAGGCCGGCGGTCAGCGCCCCCACCAGCCACAGGGCCGGAGAACCGCCGGGGGCGGCCCAGGCGTTCCAGAGGATCTCGTCCTTGGAGAAGAACCCGGCCAGCGGCGGCACGCCGCACAGCGCCAGGCTCGCCACCAAAAAGGTGGCGAAGGTCAGGGGGATCTTCCTCGCCAGGGCCCCCATGCGGCGCATATCCTCCTCGCCGTGCAGGGCGTGGATCACCGAGCCTGCGCCGAGGAACAGGCAGGCCTTGAAAAAGGCGTGAGTGGTCAGGTGGAAAAAGGCCACGTTGAAGGCCCCCAGGCCGCAGGCCATGAACATATAGCCGATCTGGCTCATGGTCGAGTAGGCCAGCACCTTTTTCAGGTTGAACTGGGTCAGCCCCATGCTGGCGCCGATCAGGGCGGTCGCCGCCCCGCCCCAGGCGACCAGGGTCATGACTTCGGGAGCCTGCAGGAAGACGCCGGAGAGCCGCGCGAGCAGGTAGACCCCGGCGGTGACCATGGTGGCGGCGTGAATCAGGGCCGAGACCGGGGTCGGGCCGGCCATGGCGTCGGGGAGCCAGACGTGCAGCGGCAGCTGCGCCGACTTGCCGCAGGCGCCGATCAGCAGCAGCAGGGCGATGAGGTTGGTCATCCCCGGGGTCGGCGCGCCGGCGGCGAAGGTGGCGGCGATCCCCTGGAAGTCGAGGGTGCCGCAATGGAAAAAGAGCAGGAACGCCGCGAGGATGAAGGCGGTGTCGCCGACCCGGTTGACGACGAAGGCCTTGATCCCGGCAGCGGTCTTCTCGGGGTCCTTAAACCAAAAGCCGATCAGCAGGTAGGAGGCGATCCCCACCCCCTCCCAGCCGGCGAACAGCACCAGCAGGTTCTTGCCGAGCACCAGCAGCAGCATGAAGAACAGAAACAGGTTGAGGTAGGCGAAGTAGCGGGCGAAGCTCTCGTCCTCGGCCATGTAAGCCACCGAGTAGAGGTGGATCAGCGTCCCCACTCCGGTCACCAGCAGGCACATGACCGCGGCCATCGGGTCGAACCAGAGGGCCGCGTCGACCTGGAACCCCTCCAGGGCCGCCCAGGCGAACAGGGTGACCTCGACGGGCGCGCCGCCGTCAGCCAGCCATCGGAACAGGCCAAAGCTCAGGGCGAAGGCCGCCGCCGGCAGGGCACAGGCGATCAGGGCGACCAGTCTGCGGGGGAGCCGGGCACCGAACAGGCCGTTGACCAGAAAGCCCAGCAGCGGCAGCAGCGGGATGAGCGTCAATTGGTTCATGGGCTACCCTTTCAGGCCCTGGTGGGCACCCAGGTCGAGGGACCCGTGGCGCTTGACCAGCAGCACGACGATGGCCATGGCCAGGGCGATCTCGCAGGAGGCGGCCACGTAGATGAAAAAGGTCATGGCGACCCCGGGCAGGCTCTGGCCGCGCACCGCAAAGGTTACGAAGCTCAGCACCACGGCGTTGAGCATGATCTCCAGGCACATCATGACCACCAGCAGGTTGCGGCGGATCACCACCCCGAGCAGCCCCAGGGAGAAGAGCAGCGCCGCCAGGGCGACGAGAAACTGGTACCTATCCATCGCGTCCCTCCTTGAGCGCCGTCCAGGCGGCGAGAATCCCCACCAGCAGCAGCACGGTGGCCAGTTCGAAGTGGAACCAGTAGTGTTTCATGAACGCCAGGGAGAAGCTGGCGAAGGTGAAGGGATCGGCCACCGCCGCGCCCTGCGGGACCGCGGGGAGGGTGCCGAGCAGCTTCCAGAAGGCCGCCGCCACCAGGGCCGCCGTCGCCAGCGCCGGAGCCGCCAGCCGGGAATAAGGGTGGCGGAAAGAGCTGTCGCGCTCGTCGAGCAGCATGATGGTATAGACCATGAAGACCATCACCGCGCCGACGTAGATCAACACCTGGAACACCGCCACCACGTGGGCCCCGAGACAGGCGTAGATGGCCGCCAGGCTGATCATCAGGCTGACCAGGGCCAGCGCCGCGCGCATCGGCTGGCGCAGCAGGATCACCAGCACCGCAAAGAGCACCGCCAGCAGGCTGAAAAAACCGATCAGGATGCCGCTCACGGGTGCACCTCCTCGCGCCCCGCCGCCGGGGCGGGATATTTTTTCGCCGGGTCGCCCGCCGGCTGCCAGCCAAGCAGCAGGTCCTGGGTGGCCCACATATTTTCCCGGTCGAAGCCGGGGAAGTCGGGGACCTCCTTGGCCATGCGGATGGCGTCCTCGGGGCAGGCCTCGACGCAGAAGCCGCAGAAGATGCAGCGCGAGTAGTCGATCTCGAAGCGTTCGGGGGCCTTGGGGTGGGTCGGGTGCTCGAGGTCGGCCCTGGAGAGGATCTCGATGGCGTAGGCCGGGCAGATGGTCGCGCACATGTTGCAGGAGACGCACTGCACCTCGCCCCCATCGCGCCGGGTCAGCACGTGGCGGCCGCGGTTGACCGGGGAGTAGTCGGCGCGGGTCTCCTCGGGGTAGTAGGCGGTCAGCGCCCCCTTGCGGAAGGTCAGCCACTTCCACAGGTTGCCGAAAAAGACCCCGCCGGTGATGCTGAGGCCGCGCACCACCTCGGGGAGGTAGAGGCGCTCCCAGAGGCCGAGGGTCGGTTTGTTCCAGTAGTCCTTCTTCATCCTAACCTCTCAGAACCAGCCAGCGCACCACCACCGTCGCCACCAGGTTCAGCGCCGCCAGCGGCATCAGGAACTTCCAGCCGAAATCCATCAGCTGATCGTAACGGAAACGCGGCAGCGACCAGCGGATCTGGATCATGAAGCAGCCGGCGAGAAAAATCTTCACCACGAAGGTGACCACCTGCAGCAGCACCACCGCCAGGTGGGGCAGCTGCCAGCTCACCCCGAAGGGGAAGACGAAGCCGCCGTCGCCCAGGTACGGCAGGTTGTAGCCGCCGAGAAACAGGGTCACCAGCAGCGCCGAGGCGACCACGATCTCGATGAACTCGCTGAGCATGAACAGCCCCATCTTCATGGCGCCGTACTCGGTGAAATAGCCCGAGACCAGCTCCGACTCGCACTCGGGCAGGTCGAAGGGGACCCGCTTGTTCTCGGCGATGGCCGCGGTGAGAAACAGCACGAAGGCTAGCGGCTGCAGGCAGATGCCCCAGGCCGGCAGGGCGCCGAAGAGCAGCTGCGACTGCCCCCGCACCATGGCCCCCAGGTCGAGGGTGCCGTAGCTGACCACCAGACTCAGCAGCGCCAGCCCCATGGTCACCTCGTAGGAGATCATCTGCGAGGCGGCGCGGGCCGAGCCGAGCAGGGAGAACTTGTTGTTCGACGACCAGCCGGCGAGCATGGTGCCGAGGATGCCGATCCCCGAGATGGCGAGCACCACCAGGATGCCGGCGTCGAGGTGGGCCACCTGCATGCTGTAGCTGCGCGCGCCGAAGAACTCGCGTAGCGCCGCGCCCAGCGCCGGGAAGAGCGGATCGAGCAGCTCCCCGGGGATCAGGGTGCCGCCGAAGGGGACCACGGCGAAGACCAGCAGCACCGGGACCGCCGCCAGCCAGGGGGCGAGGTTGTAGCAGAAGCGGTCGTAGGTGTTGGGGGTGAAGTCCTCCTTGAGCAGCATCTTGGCGCCGTCGGCCAGGCCGTGGAACAGCCCCCAGGCCACCAGCTTGATGTTGGTGAAGGGGATGCGGAGGTAGGCGCGGTTGGCGCCGATGCGGTCGGCCATGATCGCCGACTGCTTGCGCTCCACCCAGGTGAACAGGGTCGCCATCCCCAGCATCAGGCCGATGGCGAACCCCATGTAGAGCAGGTAGATGACCAGGTCCTGGATCATGCGCCGAGCCTCCCGAAGATGTCGCCGGCGTGCTGCGCCGACGCGGGCTTGTCGAAGACCTTCTCGAAGCGGTTGACGATCCCGTCGCAGTTGGTGTAGCTGCCGTCGCGCTCGAAGGGGGTGGAGAGGGGAATGAACAGCTCGGCCTCGGCCTCGCGCCCCGAAGCGAAGGCCGCGAGGTGAATCACCCGGGGATCGCCATAGGGGGCGTAGTCGACGCACTCGCCCCAGACCAGCACCAGGTCGTGGCCGGCGTCGGCCGTCCAGGGGCGCTCGCCGAACAGCTCGGCCACGCCGCGGCTGTTGGGGTTTTTGTCGGCCCGGATCAGCCAGCCGTCCTCCAGCACCTCCCCGAGCGCCGGCTGGCAGTCGCGCCGGGTATAGACGCTCAGCCGCTCGCCGAAAGCCGCCTGGAAGGCCGCCAGCTCTTCGTTGGAGGCCTGGGCGGAAACCAGCGCGGCGGGCTTTTTCGCCTCGCTCAGCAGCTGCCGCCCCAGGGCCAGCGCCTCCTCGACGGCGACCTCGCGGCCACGGACCTGCGGGCTCGACAGCCGCGGCCGGGCCATGGCCTTGTGCAGATCGTAGCCCTTGTTGCAGAGGAAGCGGCCGTTGATCTCGGGGTTCTCGAAAGGGGTGATGCGGTAGGCGCTGTGGTTGAGGCCCTGGTCGAGGGAGCGCACCTGCCAGTGGCGGTTGCGGCGCCAGACGTTGACGCTGCAGCAGCGGGCGCAGCCGCTGCAGACCGAGCGCACCGCCTCCAGGTACCAGACCCGGCTCTTGTAGAGAAAGTCGCGGGAGAGCAGCGCCCCTACCGGGCAGAGCCCGACGATGTTGTCGCCGTAAGGGTCGTCGAAGGGCTGCTGTTCCAGGGTCTGCACCCGGGCGTGGTTGCCGCGCTCGGCGATGCCGAGCTGGTTCGAACCGGAGAGCTCCTGGGTGAAGCGCACGCAGCGGCTGCAGAGGATGCAGCGCTCGCTGTCGAGCAGGATGCGTTCGCCCAGCTCGTAGAACTTGGGCTTGCAGCTGCGCGGCTCCTCGGCGAGGGGTTCGGCCTCGCCGAAGCGGACCTGGTAGTCCTGCAGCCGGCACTCGCCCGCCTTGTCGCAGATGCCGCACTCCCCCGGGTGGTTGATGGCGATGAACTGCAGCACCGCCGCGCGCGCCGCGCGCACCTCCTCGGTGTCGGTCTCCACCACCATCCCCGGAGCCACCGCCTGGTTGCAGGAGGGGACCAGCTTGGGTCGGCCGTCCACCTTGACCAGGCAGATACGGCAATTGCCGGCCACGGAGAGGCAGGGGTGGTAGCAGAAGTGGGGAATCTCGATGCCGCTGCGCAGCGCGGCCTGCAGGACCGTCTCCCCTTCCTGCGCCGCGATGGTCTGGTTGTCGATCTTCAGTTCGATCATGGGTCCTTCAATCGGGAAAATACTTGAAAATTCTTAAAAATACTTTCTCACCACGAAGGGCACGAAGAACACGAAGAGAACCAAAAACCGAATTTTTTCCTTCGTGTCCTTCGTGTTCTTCGTGGTGAAGCCGGATTTTGCGGTTTCAAACCTCCAACCGCCCCCCGAACATGGAGCGGCCGGTGTCGACGAAATACGCGAATTCGTCGCGGAACTTCTTCAGGAAGCTGACCACCGGCATGGAGGCGGCGTCGCCCAGGGCGCACACCGTGTTCCCCATGATCCCCTTGGTCGCCTGTTCGAGGCGCTCCAGGTCTCCCTGGTGGCCCCTGCCCGCGGCGATGCGGGCGATGATCTTGTCCATCAGCGCCGAGCCCTCGCGGCAGGGGGTGCACTGGCCGCAGGACTCGTGACGGTAGAAGCGGGTCAAGACCTGCAGCAGGCGCACCATGCAGGTCCCCTCGGCGATGACGATGATCCCCCCCGAGCCGAGCATGCTGCCGGCCTGCTGCACCGATTCGGCGTCGAGGGTGACGGCGTCGATCTCCTCGGTGCGCAGGATCGGGGTGGAGGAGCCGCCGGGGATCACCGCCTTGAGCGCCTTGCCGCCGCGGATGCCGCCGGCGTCGCCGAAGATCATCCTGCTCAGCGGGTAGCCCGTCGCCCGCTCGTAGAGCCCGGGCTTGTTGACGTGACCGGAGATGCCGAACAGGCGCGTGCCGCTGTTCTTCTCGGTGCCGATGGCGGCGTAGGCGGCGCCGCCGTGGGCGACGATCCAGGGGACGGTGGCCAGTGTCTCGACGTTGTTGATCACCGTGGGCGCCTGGTAGAGGCCCTTGACCGCCGGGAAGGGGGGTTTGTTGCGGGGATAGGCCTTGAACCCCTCGAGGGAGGTGAGCAGGCTCGACTCCTCGCCGCAGACGTAGGCGCCGGCGCCGCGGTGGACGATGATGTCGCAGGAGAAGTCGCTGCCGAGGATCTTCTCGCCGACCAGCCCGGCCGCCCGGGCCTCTTCGAGCGCCTCGCGCAGCCGGCGCAGCGGCAGGTCGAACTCGCCGCGGATGTAGATGAAGGCGTGGCGTACCCGCAGGGCGTAGGCGGCCAGCAGCATCCCCTCGATGAGCTGGTGGGAGGCGTGCTCGAAGATCCAGCGGTCCTTGAAGGTCCCCGGCTCCCCCTCGTCGGCGTTGCAGCAGAGGTAGACGGTGGGGCTCTGCTTGTCGACGAAGGACCACTTCATCCCCGTGGGGAAGCCCGCCCCGCCGCGGCCGCGCAGCCCCGAGGCCTTGACCTCGGCCTCGATGTCCGCCGGTTGCAGCCCGCCCAGGGCCTTTTCCAGGGCCCGGTAGCCGCCCCTGGCGCGGTAGGCGGCCAGGGTGTGGGAGTCGGCCGTCACGGGGAAGTTGAAGAAAATGCGCGGTTCGCTCATGACAGCTCCTGCAGGATCCGGTCGACCTCGGCCAGGGTCAGCCGCTCGTGGTAGGTATCGCCCACCTGCATGACCGGCGCGGTGCCGCAGGAGGCCAGGCATTCCACCTCGAGCAGGGTGAAGCGGCCGTCGGCGGTGGTCTGCCCGGCCTTGATCCCCAGCTTCTTCTCGAGGTGGCCCAGCAGCCGCTCGGCGCCGCTCAGCGAGCAGGCGATGTTGCGGCAGACCTTGACCACATGCTTGCCCACCGGCGCGCGGTAGAGCATGGAGTACCAGCTGAGCGCCTCCTTGACCTGCATGGCCGGCACCCCGAGGTATTCGGCGATGAACAGGGCGTCGCCTTCGCTCAGGTGCCCCTTCTCCTCCTGCATCAGCTGCAGCAGCGGCAGCACCAGCGAGGAGCTCATCTGCGGCGGATAGGTGCGGCGCAGGCGGTCGAATTTTTCGATCATGCAGTTCATCGGTCGCACTCCCCGCCGATCATGTTCATCGAGCCGAAGGTGGCGATGATGTCGGCCAGTTGATACCCTTCGAGCAGCGTGTGCATCCCCCCCATGTGGGCGAAGCTCGGCGAGCGCACGTGCAGCCGGTGGGGACGTCCGCCGCCGTCGCTGACCAGGTAGAAGCCGAGCTCGCCGTTGGGCGCCTCGTGGGCGCGGTAGACCTCGCCGGCGGGAACCTGGATGCCGTCGATGACCAGCTTGAAGTGGTTGATCACCGCCTGGGTGCGGGTGTAGACGTGGGCCTTTTCAGGAAAACTCACCCGCGGATCGGCGACGCTGACCGGGCCGCCGGGCAGGCGCTTGACACACTGACGGATCATCGAGACCGACTCGTCCATCTCGCGCATGCGCACGTAGTAGCGGTCGTAGTTGTCCCCCTGGATGCCGACGGGGACTTCGAAGTCCAGTTCGCCGTAGGCCAGGTAGGGGCTGTCCTTGCGCAGGTCGACGGGCAGCCCGGTGGAGCGCAGGATCGGCCCGGTGTAGCCCCAGTTCAGGGCGTGCTCGGGGGTCATGGCGCCCACGCCCCGGGTGCGGTCGATGAAGATTCGGTTGCGGTCGAGCAGACCGTGGATGCGCTCGATGTAGCGCTCGTAGAGCTGCAGGATCTCCTCGAGCCGCTCCAGCCACCCCTCGGGCAGATCGCGGGCCAGCCCGCCGATGCGCACGTAGGAGTAGGTCAGGCGCGCCCCGGTGAGGTGGTTGAGATGCTCGAAGATG
This window encodes:
- the nuoL gene encoding NADH-quinone oxidoreductase subunit L — encoded protein: MNQLTLIPLLPLLGFLVNGLFGARLPRRLVALIACALPAAAFALSFGLFRWLADGGAPVEVTLFAWAALEGFQVDAALWFDPMAAVMCLLVTGVGTLIHLYSVAYMAEDESFARYFAYLNLFLFFMLLLVLGKNLLVLFAGWEGVGIASYLLIGFWFKDPEKTAAGIKAFVVNRVGDTAFILAAFLLFFHCGTLDFQGIAATFAAGAPTPGMTNLIALLLLIGACGKSAQLPLHVWLPDAMAGPTPVSALIHAATMVTAGVYLLARLSGVFLQAPEVMTLVAWGGAATALIGASMGLTQFNLKKVLAYSTMSQIGYMFMACGLGAFNVAFFHLTTHAFFKACLFLGAGSVIHALHGEEDMRRMGALARKIPLTFATFLVASLALCGVPPLAGFFSKDEILWNAWAAPGGSPALWLVGALTAGLTAFYMFRAIFLTFFGPCNLAEQQLKKIHEAPPAMAVVLVLLAGASLAAGLIGLPGLWRQWLGVSAPFYDFLAPVLGGAGEGALADHHLELLLMLVSVAVALGGILLAWLFFLRRPEWALRTRQRAGYAYTLVSRGYFFDALYQQVVVRCLDWFSEGLLARRVEIPLNESILNKPAGGVRGASRLFSRLQSGNVKAYVFYVFVGLALVLWWGVAHV
- the nuoK gene encoding NADH-quinone oxidoreductase subunit NuoK — protein: MDRYQFLVALAALLFSLGLLGVVIRRNLLVVMMCLEIMLNAVVLSFVTFAVRGQSLPGVAMTFFIYVAASCEIALAMAIVVLLVKRHGSLDLGAHQGLKG
- a CDS encoding NADH-quinone oxidoreductase subunit J family protein; its protein translation is MSGILIGFFSLLAVLFAVLVILLRQPMRAALALVSLMISLAAIYACLGAHVVAVFQVLIYVGAVMVFMVYTIMLLDERDSSFRHPYSRLAAPALATAALVAAAFWKLLGTLPAVPQGAAVADPFTFASFSLAFMKHYWFHFELATVLLLVGILAAWTALKEGRDG
- a CDS encoding NuoI/complex I 23 kDa subunit family protein, which gives rise to MKKDYWNKPTLGLWERLYLPEVVRGLSITGGVFFGNLWKWLTFRKGALTAYYPEETRADYSPVNRGRHVLTRRDGGEVQCVSCNMCATICPAYAIEILSRADLEHPTHPKAPERFEIDYSRCIFCGFCVEACPEDAIRMAKEVPDFPGFDRENMWATQDLLLGWQPAGDPAKKYPAPAAGREEVHP
- a CDS encoding complex I subunit 1/NuoH family protein, with product MIQDLVIYLLYMGFAIGLMLGMATLFTWVERKQSAIMADRIGANRAYLRIPFTNIKLVAWGLFHGLADGAKMLLKEDFTPNTYDRFCYNLAPWLAAVPVLLVFAVVPFGGTLIPGELLDPLFPALGAALREFFGARSYSMQVAHLDAGILVVLAISGIGILGTMLAGWSSNNKFSLLGSARAASQMISYEVTMGLALLSLVVSYGTLDLGAMVRGQSQLLFGALPAWGICLQPLAFVLFLTAAIAENKRVPFDLPECESELVSGYFTEYGAMKMGLFMLSEFIEIVVASALLVTLFLGGYNLPYLGDGGFVFPFGVSWQLPHLAVVLLQVVTFVVKIFLAGCFMIQIRWSLPRFRYDQLMDFGWKFLMPLAALNLVATVVVRWLVLRG